GGCGGTCGACCGTAAAGGTCGACCGCTCCCCTATATCCTAGGCAAGGCCGCGGCGGTCGAGACAAATCTCGACCGCTCCCCTATATCTTAGGCAAGACCGCGGCGGTCGAGACAAATCTCGACCGCTCCCCTATATCTTAGGCAAGACCGCGGCGGTCGAGATAAATCTCGACCGCTCCCCTATATCTTAGGCAAGACCGCGGCGGTCGAGATAAATCTCGACCGCTCCCTTATCTCTGAGAAAGACGAAGATCGCTTCTCTTAGGATCTACGGCCAGCGGGAGTACTTCTCGAAGAAACCTTGCCAGCCGCCGCTGACCGTCAGCACAGCGCCGTTGACGAACGATGCTTCGTCGCTCGTCAAGAACGCAACCGCGTCGCCCACGTCTTCCCAGCTGCCGGGTCTCGTCGTCGGATTGCGATAGTCGCGGCGCTCCGACGCGGTCTTCCTGTCGGCATCCTTGTCTCTAATATCGCCCGGGTTGACGACGTTGCAGGTGATTCCGTACGGGCCTTCTTCGAGCGCAAGCGTCTTTACGAATGCGGTCAAGCCGGCCTTCGCCGCGACGTATGCCGAGAGGTGGCGAAAGCCTTGCGTCGACTCGCTGCCCGTCATGCCGAAGCAGACGATCCGACCCTGCCGCTGTTCCCGCATCACGGGCAACGCCGCGAGGATGGTCAAAAACGCGGAGGTGAGATTGCCGGAGATCATGTCGTCGAATTCTTTCGCCGAGGTGTCGATCGCGTCTTTGATCATCATCGGACCGACGCCGCACACGAGCGCGTCGATGCGGGCAAGGCGGCCATGAACGGCGTGGACGAGCGACGACGCGCCGGCCGCGGTCGTCACATCGGCTGGAAATGCGAAACACGTGCCGCCGGCAGCGCGAACTGCCGAAGCGGTTTCGTCGGCATTGGCTCCGTCGGGTCGATGCTGCGCAGCGATCGTGAACCCGCGCCGCGCCAGGGAAACGCATACACCGCGCATCAGTCCGCCTGCGCTGCCGGTCACAAGAGCGACGCGAGCGTGCGAACGGTCACGATCGATCATCGACGGCCGCATTTGTGAGCGAGCCGCGCGCGCCCTACCTCTTGAGATAGCTGGGATAGCCACGGCTAGACGCGGCGTCGGACAAGGTGGCCCCTCAACTTCCGGCGTAAAAGGCCGATTAGCACTCTAGGAGCACGATTGCTAATGGCGGACAGAGCTAACCCGGCACGAGGGGAAAAGCGGAGGCCGGCCCCCGCGCACGCGGCGGCCCAGGTTCCGCCCAGCACCCCGCAGTCGCCACCGCCGGACGAGCCACTCGCCCGGCGGCGCATGTCGATTCTCGGAACCGTCGTGTACGAATACATCGCGACGGGCGAACCGGTCGGCTCCGCCATGCTCACGCAGAAATACAACCTCGGAGTCAGCCCTGCGACCGTGCGTGCCGAGATGGCCTCGCTCGAAGACGAAGGCTATCTCGATCAGCCGCACACGTCGGCCGGACGCGTGCCATCGGATCGCGGCTATCGCTACTACGTCGATCACATCATGCTGCCCGAGGCGCTCTCAGCGGACGAGCGTGCGCGCATCCGCGCTGAGGTCGGGCAGGCAAGCCGGCAGCTCGACACCGCCGTCGACAAAGCGTCGCATGTCCTGTCGAATCTCACGAAGAGCATCGCGTTCGCGATCGCGCCGCGTCTGCGCAGTCAAGTGTTGAGCCACGTCCAACTGATCTCGGTGGCGAGCCACAGCGTCCACATCGTCCTCGTCACCGACCTCGGCCTCGCGGCGCAGACGACGGTCGATGTCGACGAGACCGTCGATGCCGACGGACTGGCACGCGCGTGCGAGAATCTCAACCGGCGCTTTGTCGGCCGGCCGCTGAGCGAGATCACGATCGACGACCTCGCCGCCACGTCGCGCGAGACGCCGCTGCCTTCGCAGCTCGTCCGCGTCCTCGCAGGCCTCTTCGCCGAGCAGGGCGAGACCGAGGTCGAGCGTCGTCTCTATGCGGGCGGCGCGAACAACCTGCTC
The Candidatus Eremiobacteraceae bacterium DNA segment above includes these coding regions:
- a CDS encoding SDR family oxidoreductase; protein product: MIDRDRSHARVALVTGSAGGLMRGVCVSLARRGFTIAAQHRPDGANADETASAVRAAGGTCFAFPADVTTAAGASSLVHAVHGRLARIDALVCGVGPMMIKDAIDTSAKEFDDMISGNLTSAFLTILAALPVMREQRQGRIVCFGMTGSESTQGFRHLSAYVAAKAGLTAFVKTLALEEGPYGITCNVVNPGDIRDKDADRKTASERRDYRNPTTRPGSWEDVGDAVAFLTSDEASFVNGAVLTVSGGWQGFFEKYSRWP
- the hrcA gene encoding heat-inducible transcriptional repressor HrcA; this encodes MSILGTVVYEYIATGEPVGSAMLTQKYNLGVSPATVRAEMASLEDEGYLDQPHTSAGRVPSDRGYRYYVDHIMLPEALSADERARIRAEVGQASRQLDTAVDKASHVLSNLTKSIAFAIAPRLRSQVLSHVQLISVASHSVHIVLVTDLGLAAQTTVDVDETVDADGLARACENLNRRFVGRPLSEITIDDLAATSRETPLPSQLVRVLAGLFAEQGETEVERRLYAGGANNLLDQQEFRDLRKLRAILDLMEEQRTLYALLQSSLGSDGTRVTIGSELGNADMSECSVLTVPYKVGVRNVGAVGVLGPRRMHYARLIALVNCMADSLNALFAGEFDD